The following proteins come from a genomic window of Galactobacillus timonensis:
- a CDS encoding GNAT family N-acetyltransferase — MEIRKAQLCDLDGIMEVIHDAQCEMHREGIPQWINGYPGREQIQDDIAGGNSHVVVEEDRIVGTFCMKEEADPYYGKITGRWLNEEPYAVIHRSAVRTSLRGQHLFHAMVSWSVEKIRRDGFHNLRIDTHEKNMRMRHALEHEGFTYCGIIQIQDGTDRYAYQRVFD; from the coding sequence ATGGAAATACGTAAAGCACAGCTTTGTGATCTGGATGGGATTATGGAAGTGATTCACGATGCGCAGTGTGAGATGCATCGGGAAGGGATTCCGCAATGGATCAACGGCTATCCGGGCAGGGAACAGATACAGGATGATATCGCTGGAGGAAATTCCCATGTCGTCGTTGAAGAGGATCGCATCGTCGGCACCTTCTGCATGAAGGAGGAGGCGGATCCGTATTATGGAAAGATTACGGGCAGGTGGCTCAATGAAGAGCCCTACGCCGTCATTCATCGCAGTGCGGTGCGTACGTCACTTCGTGGTCAGCATCTGTTTCATGCGATGGTTTCCTGGAGCGTAGAAAAGATTCGCCGTGACGGTTTCCATAATCTGCGCATCGATACGCATGAAAAAAACATGCGGATGCGGCATGCGCTGGAACATGAAGGATTTACATACTGCGGCATCATTCAGATTCAGGACGGTACCGATCGCTATGCGTATCAGCGGGTTTTCGACTGA
- a CDS encoding VanZ family protein codes for MAAGIYALVCRFRKGGFSKLTKRQMIVEYLLTGWFVMFIYVTQMMPFGNGMGERYNLRPLRMFYIACRYGLTNAAGVWQFLLNIVMFVPLGILFPLVFPKFRSWRKMISLSFVLSLATELLQLISFRGTDIDDVIANTVGGMCGFALLMLLGRDRNRRSSNGNIAVSVFVLCLTVLLFVGVQLVNGARKYGNLYYGHLIPASIDVQCNTDDHEEVRNVYQYEEKTDIETLKKQLQKDSGIQGIWTGDDGEEAVAQLNGSDGACIFLYPYHTWTVRYGRHAGVSETLTQQQLLERAWDGLRRFGIDDSTVSFAEDDSGAYGDEDVHLVFESTESSDDIIVNGAVEVTLMLDGSVTEIDDHRIWCRRVDRVPCISSANSLSVAKDVGVGHWPGKAVVKSVTRDYAFIPETGFLIPAWKIQGYLVSSDGTQFDWDPEIDAMK; via the coding sequence GTGGCTGCAGGAATCTATGCGTTAGTATGCAGATTCAGAAAAGGCGGATTCTCAAAGCTTACGAAACGTCAGATGATCGTTGAGTATCTTTTGACAGGCTGGTTTGTGATGTTCATCTATGTGACGCAGATGATGCCATTTGGTAACGGAATGGGGGAACGCTATAATCTTCGGCCTCTGCGCATGTTTTATATTGCCTGTCGCTATGGTTTAACAAATGCGGCAGGAGTGTGGCAGTTTTTGTTGAATATTGTGATGTTTGTTCCTTTAGGAATTTTGTTCCCCCTTGTGTTTCCAAAGTTCAGAAGCTGGAGAAAGATGATTTCATTGTCCTTCGTTCTGAGTCTTGCGACGGAGCTGTTGCAGCTGATCAGTTTTCGGGGAACGGATATTGATGATGTAATTGCCAATACGGTTGGCGGTATGTGTGGCTTTGCGCTTTTGATGTTGCTGGGCCGGGACAGGAATCGTAGATCTTCCAACGGCAATATTGCGGTTTCGGTGTTTGTCCTCTGCTTGACGGTACTTCTTTTTGTTGGTGTTCAGCTGGTGAATGGTGCAAGGAAGTATGGCAATCTCTATTATGGGCACCTTATACCCGCATCAATCGATGTGCAGTGCAATACTGACGATCATGAGGAAGTCAGGAATGTTTACCAGTATGAAGAGAAAACAGATATTGAAACATTGAAGAAACAGCTTCAAAAAGACAGCGGCATACAGGGAATATGGACAGGTGATGATGGAGAAGAAGCCGTTGCACAGTTAAATGGAAGTGATGGTGCCTGTATCTTTCTCTATCCCTATCATACGTGGACGGTCAGGTATGGAAGGCATGCAGGCGTCAGCGAAACTTTAACACAGCAGCAGCTGTTAGAGCGTGCCTGGGATGGTCTGCGCCGTTTTGGCATTGACGATTCAACAGTTTCATTTGCTGAAGATGACAGTGGTGCCTATGGGGACGAGGATGTTCATCTGGTGTTTGAGAGCACAGAGAGCAGCGATGATATCATTGTGAACGGAGCAGTTGAAGTTACACTTATGCTGGATGGAAGTGTTACGGAGATTGATGATCATCGGATTTGGTGCAGGCGTGTTGATCGTGTGCCTTGTATTTCGTCCGCCAATAGTCTTTCCGTGGCAAAGGATGTCGGGGTGGGACACTGGCCTGGGAAAGCAGTTGTCAAGAGTGTAACTAGGGACTATGCTTTTATTCCGGAAACGGGCTTTTTAATTCCTGCGTGGAAGATCCAGGGATACCTGGTGAGCTCTGATGGAACGCAGTTTGACTGGGATCCGGAAATTGATGCGATGAAATGA
- the eno gene encoding phosphopyruvate hydratase — translation MPYIVSVYAREVLDSRGNPTVECEVTTESGAFGRAIVPSGASTGEREALELRDGDKSRYGGKGVLTAVANVNEKIAPKIIGMDVTEQSAIDKVMLDLDGTPFKSNLGANATLAVSLACARAAADYYGEPLYKYIGGANAKVLPVPMMNVLNGGKHADSAADCQEYMIMPVGAKNIHEAVRMGAEVFHALKTVLKKYGYNTAVGDEGGYAPSSLPNGKGPLETLGNEGPLELMTEAVEAAGYKLGTDICFAMDPASSEFYDEKKGVYVLKRSGEGEKTSEEMIDMYEKWTEKYPLISLEDGLAENDWEGWQKLRERLGDKIQLVGDDLFVTNTTFIKKGIELKAANAVLIKLNQIGTLTETLDAIEMAKEAGWTAVVSHRSGESEDTTIADLVVGVNAGQIKTGSMSRTDRIAKYNQLMRIEEELGPVAQYRGKKAFYNVKALSQDEPAAAKKPAAKKAAAKKPAAKKTAAKKKAK, via the coding sequence ATGCCTTATATTGTAAGTGTTTATGCTCGTGAAGTTCTCGATTCTCGCGGCAACCCGACGGTTGAGTGCGAAGTAACTACGGAGTCCGGTGCATTCGGTCGTGCAATTGTTCCGTCCGGTGCGTCCACTGGTGAGCGCGAGGCTCTTGAGCTTCGTGATGGTGACAAGTCCCGTTACGGCGGCAAGGGCGTTCTGACTGCTGTTGCCAATGTCAATGAGAAGATTGCGCCGAAGATCATCGGTATGGATGTTACGGAGCAGTCCGCAATTGATAAGGTTATGCTGGACCTCGATGGTACGCCGTTCAAGTCCAACCTGGGCGCGAATGCGACGCTGGCTGTTTCGCTGGCATGCGCACGTGCAGCTGCTGACTACTATGGAGAGCCGCTGTACAAGTATATCGGCGGTGCGAATGCAAAGGTTCTGCCGGTTCCGATGATGAACGTCCTCAACGGCGGCAAGCATGCGGATTCGGCTGCTGACTGCCAGGAATATATGATCATGCCGGTTGGCGCTAAGAATATCCATGAGGCTGTTCGTATGGGTGCGGAAGTATTCCACGCTCTGAAGACGGTTCTGAAGAAGTATGGATACAATACGGCTGTCGGTGATGAAGGCGGCTACGCTCCGTCCTCTCTGCCGAACGGCAAGGGCCCGCTGGAGACGCTTGGCAACGAAGGTCCGCTGGAGCTGATGACAGAGGCTGTTGAAGCTGCTGGCTATAAGCTTGGTACGGATATCTGCTTCGCAATGGATCCGGCTTCTTCCGAATTCTATGATGAGAAGAAGGGTGTCTATGTTCTGAAGCGTTCCGGCGAAGGCGAGAAGACTTCCGAAGAGATGATCGATATGTATGAGAAGTGGACGGAGAAGTATCCGCTGATCTCTCTGGAAGACGGTCTTGCTGAGAATGACTGGGAAGGCTGGCAGAAGCTCCGTGAGCGTCTTGGTGACAAGATTCAGCTCGTTGGTGATGACCTGTTCGTTACGAACACGACGTTCATCAAGAAGGGTATTGAGCTCAAGGCTGCTAACGCAGTTCTGATCAAGCTGAACCAGATCGGTACACTGACCGAGACTCTGGATGCTATTGAGATGGCTAAGGAAGCGGGCTGGACTGCTGTTGTTTCGCATCGTTCGGGTGAGTCCGAGGATACGACGATTGCGGATCTGGTTGTCGGCGTCAACGCTGGTCAGATCAAGACAGGTTCTATGTCCCGTACGGACCGTATCGCTAAGTACAATCAGCTGATGCGGATTGAAGAGGAGCTTGGCCCGGTTGCTCAGTATCGTGGCAAGAAGGCGTTCTACAACGTCAAGGCTCTGTCGCAGGATGAACCGGCTGCTGCAAAGAAGCCGGCTGCCAAGAAGGCTGCTGCGAAGAAGCCGGCTGCTAAGAAGACGGCTGCCAAGAAGAAGGCTAAGTAA
- the tpiA gene encoding triose-phosphate isomerase yields the protein MSRKPVIFGNWKMNKTPSEAKEFFEGIKGYVTGKEKADYGIAAPYVDLGVAVAEAGAVKVAAENCNEIDSGAYTGEVSVPMLKEVGITYCIIGHSERRTYYAETSAHCAAKAKRLFAADITPILCVGETEAEYDAGKTAEVLKKELEESLAGLTAEEVAKMVIAYEPIWAIGTGKSADVNTAESCCKLVRDTVKALYDEATAEAVRIQYGGSVKPNNIAEYMACPDIDGALIGGASLKVDSFKALVDATK from the coding sequence ATGTCGCGTAAGCCTGTAATTTTCGGTAACTGGAAGATGAACAAGACGCCGTCGGAGGCGAAGGAGTTCTTCGAGGGCATCAAGGGTTATGTCACTGGCAAGGAGAAGGCGGATTACGGTATCGCTGCTCCGTATGTAGATCTGGGCGTTGCTGTCGCTGAGGCAGGTGCGGTCAAGGTCGCTGCGGAAAACTGCAACGAGATCGATTCCGGTGCCTACACCGGTGAAGTTTCTGTTCCGATGCTTAAGGAAGTCGGCATTACGTACTGCATCATCGGTCATTCCGAGCGCCGTACATACTATGCTGAGACTTCGGCTCATTGCGCTGCGAAGGCTAAGCGTCTGTTTGCGGCAGACATTACGCCGATTCTGTGCGTTGGTGAGACGGAAGCCGAGTATGATGCCGGCAAGACTGCCGAGGTTCTGAAGAAGGAGCTCGAAGAGTCGCTTGCCGGGCTGACGGCAGAGGAAGTTGCAAAGATGGTCATTGCCTATGAGCCGATCTGGGCGATCGGTACGGGCAAGTCGGCAGATGTCAATACGGCTGAGTCCTGCTGCAAGCTGGTTCGTGACACGGTGAAGGCTCTGTATGATGAGGCGACGGCTGAGGCTGTCCGCATTCAGTATGGTGGATCCGTGAAGCCGAACAACATTGCGGAATACATGGCATGCCCGGATATTGACGGTGCTCTGATCGGCGGCGCTTCGCTGAAGGTTGATTCCTTCAAGGCGCTCGTTGACGCAACAAAGTAA
- a CDS encoding phosphoglycerate kinase codes for MAKVTVKDLDVKGKHVIVRVDFNVPHKDGKITDDNRIRAALPTINYLTEHGAKVLLLSHLGKIKTEEDKAKNDMSIVATRLAELQSAPVKFVNATRGPELEEAVKEQKDGSIVLMQNTRYEKGETKNDPELGKYWASLGDLFVEDAFGSVHRAHASTVGIPTYLPSALGFLVEKEVNVLGKALNDPQRPFVAILGGAKVSDKIGVIENLLKIADKVLIGGGMSYTFSAAVGGKIGDSLLEADKEDLAREFLEKGKGKLFLPVDTVEANAFDNATDVKVVKAGEVDDGYQGLDIGPETVKLFQKELEGAKTVFWNGPMGVFEKPEYAKGTEAICETLANLDGATTIIGGGDSASAAKNLGFADKFSHISTGGGASLEYMEGKELPGIAVIKEK; via the coding sequence ATGGCAAAGGTTACTGTCAAGGATCTGGACGTCAAGGGAAAACACGTAATTGTTCGTGTTGACTTCAACGTTCCGCACAAGGACGGCAAGATTACGGACGACAATCGTATCCGTGCAGCGCTGCCGACCATCAACTATCTGACGGAGCATGGTGCAAAGGTTCTGCTTCTGTCGCATCTTGGAAAGATCAAGACGGAAGAGGACAAGGCGAAGAACGATATGAGCATCGTTGCGACCCGCCTTGCGGAGCTGCAGAGTGCGCCGGTCAAGTTTGTGAATGCGACCCGCGGTCCGGAACTGGAAGAGGCAGTAAAGGAGCAGAAGGACGGTTCCATCGTTCTGATGCAGAATACGCGTTATGAGAAGGGCGAAACGAAGAACGATCCGGAGCTTGGCAAGTACTGGGCTTCTCTGGGCGATCTGTTCGTCGAAGATGCATTCGGTTCTGTACACCGTGCACACGCTTCGACGGTCGGCATTCCGACCTATCTGCCTTCGGCTCTTGGATTCCTCGTTGAGAAGGAAGTCAATGTTCTGGGCAAGGCTCTGAATGATCCGCAGCGTCCGTTTGTTGCGATTCTCGGCGGTGCGAAGGTCAGCGACAAGATCGGCGTCATTGAAAACCTTCTGAAGATTGCCGACAAGGTTCTGATCGGCGGCGGTATGTCCTATACATTCTCGGCTGCGGTCGGCGGCAAGATCGGCGATTCTCTGCTTGAGGCTGACAAGGAAGATCTGGCCCGTGAGTTCCTGGAAAAGGGCAAGGGCAAGCTGTTCCTGCCGGTTGATACTGTTGAAGCAAACGCATTCGACAATGCAACGGATGTGAAGGTTGTCAAGGCCGGTGAAGTCGATGACGGCTATCAGGGTCTGGACATTGGTCCGGAGACTGTGAAGCTGTTCCAAAAGGAACTCGAAGGTGCCAAGACCGTATTCTGGAATGGTCCGATGGGCGTGTTCGAGAAGCCGGAATATGCAAAGGGAACCGAAGCAATCTGCGAGACGCTCGCTAACCTCGATGGTGCGACAACAATTATCGGCGGCGGCGATTCGGCTTCGGCTGCGAAGAACCTGGGCTTTGCGGATAAGTTCTCCCACATTTCCACTGGCGGCGGCGCTTCCCTGGAATACATGGAAGGCAAGGAACTGCCGGGCATTGCAGTCATCAAGGAGAAGTAA
- a CDS encoding MarR family winged helix-turn-helix transcriptional regulator, with translation MADSTIRSIQMLSHAMTRRSMTTAPKNVYSSAEGRVLAYLFEHYRQEIYQKDIEAEFNIRPATASGLLNNMEHKGLITRTKSRHDARRKAIHLSDGASHYRPTVANEEKTMERTLTKGISDQELSIFNNIVRKMISNLSDQ, from the coding sequence ATGGCCGATTCCACGATCCGATCCATCCAGATGCTGTCCCACGCAATGACCCGCCGCTCCATGACGACGGCCCCAAAAAACGTCTATTCCTCCGCCGAAGGAAGAGTACTGGCATACCTGTTCGAACACTATCGCCAGGAGATCTATCAGAAAGACATCGAAGCCGAATTCAACATCCGCCCCGCCACCGCAAGCGGACTTCTAAACAACATGGAGCACAAAGGCCTCATCACCCGCACCAAATCACGTCACGACGCCCGCCGCAAAGCGATCCACCTCTCCGACGGCGCCTCCCATTACCGTCCCACTGTCGCCAATGAAGAAAAAACGATGGAGCGCACCCTGACCAAAGGCATCTCTGACCAGGAACTCTCCATCTTCAATAACATTGTACGAAAAATGATCTCAAACCTCTCAGACCAGTGA
- a CDS encoding nucleoside hydrolase — protein MVSVILDTDPGVDDFFAIAMLCSNRNRIHFVGVTAEGGNNTTAVTAQNALNVLSLLGCGDIPVARGMDQYLTRPFGAPVAKFHGANGMGNVDLPVSNHGLVKERAWDFIYTQAKEAGSIVLVTVGPLTNVAVALCKYPDLKAHVSRIVMMGGTTDRGNIGPYTEANMGHDALASRIVFESGIPIDMVGLNVTRDCIITPAEFDVMSGHSDSLIASVMRDLIVFRAGEALHDPIAAAAMLVSEIISWEDAYTQIEFSDLKTNGMCHIDPEKTDSFNSRIAMKLDQAAYRGMFREMVRSLV, from the coding sequence ATGGTTTCAGTGATTCTGGATACGGATCCCGGCGTGGATGATTTCTTTGCGATTGCGATGTTATGTTCGAACCGAAATCGGATTCACTTCGTCGGCGTAACTGCGGAAGGCGGCAACAATACAACGGCAGTAACGGCGCAGAATGCGCTGAATGTGCTGTCGTTACTGGGCTGTGGTGATATTCCGGTGGCACGGGGAATGGATCAGTATTTGACGCGTCCCTTTGGTGCGCCAGTTGCGAAGTTCCATGGTGCAAATGGGATGGGAAATGTGGATCTTCCGGTTTCGAACCATGGACTGGTGAAGGAGAGAGCCTGGGATTTCATCTATACGCAGGCGAAGGAAGCTGGGTCGATTGTGTTAGTGACGGTTGGTCCTTTGACCAATGTTGCGGTTGCGCTTTGCAAGTATCCGGATCTGAAGGCTCATGTGTCGCGCATTGTGATGATGGGCGGTACGACGGACCGTGGCAATATCGGTCCGTATACAGAAGCCAACATGGGCCATGATGCGCTGGCGTCGCGGATTGTGTTTGAAAGCGGGATTCCGATTGATATGGTCGGTCTCAATGTGACGCGGGACTGTATCATTACGCCGGCGGAGTTTGACGTGATGTCGGGGCACAGTGATTCCCTGATTGCGTCGGTGATGAGGGATCTGATTGTGTTTCGGGCAGGCGAGGCTCTGCATGATCCGATTGCGGCGGCTGCGATGCTGGTGTCGGAAATCATATCGTGGGAAGATGCATATACCCAGATTGAGTTTTCGGATCTGAAGACCAACGGGATGTGTCACATCGATCCGGAAAAGACGGATTCATTCAACAGCAGAATTGCGATGAAGCTGGATCAGGCCGCGTACCGCGGAATGTTCAGGGAGATGGTGCGGTCACTGGTCTGA
- a CDS encoding MupG family TIM beta-alpha barrel fold protein: MHNLPGYSVYLAEYRNGRIPSAECSAGGAPVFLSLHIREEYSDTYEQEMVELCRRLNDAGMKIVADIEKDTPGRFHTSSVLQLKEKLHLYGVRIDFGFSAQEIAEAAGAMPVIVNASTLQADEARIILARAEYPVVAMHNFYPRPETGLDEEYLKESTAALKALGLQTAAFVPGDLIRRGPLYEGLPTLEAHRNLPPSVGYIDLLDRFGIDTVFVGDPGVSEAEVERMRTFAMEDIIEVPCQLNSGYEDYYDRVFTCRIDSPSWLVRAEESRTYAGVSGRKEAPDPDVRKRVRGSITMDNEKYLRYCGEVQLMRKDLPADPKVNVIGHVQQDYIVQLDRIGRGKKFVLKHV, from the coding sequence ATGCATAATCTTCCTGGCTATTCTGTTTATCTTGCGGAATACAGGAATGGGCGCATACCGTCTGCAGAATGTTCTGCAGGCGGTGCGCCTGTTTTTCTGTCTCTGCATATTCGTGAAGAATATTCGGATACCTATGAACAGGAGATGGTGGAGCTTTGTCGGCGGCTGAATGATGCCGGCATGAAGATCGTTGCGGATATTGAAAAAGATACGCCGGGCCGCTTTCATACCTCTTCTGTTCTGCAGTTGAAAGAGAAGCTGCATCTGTATGGTGTGCGCATTGATTTCGGCTTTTCTGCACAAGAGATTGCGGAAGCCGCCGGAGCGATGCCGGTCATCGTGAATGCGTCCACGTTACAGGCGGATGAGGCGCGGATCATTCTTGCCCGTGCGGAATATCCGGTGGTGGCGATGCATAATTTTTATCCGCGTCCGGAAACGGGACTGGATGAAGAATATCTGAAGGAGTCGACAGCGGCTCTCAAGGCGCTGGGGCTGCAGACGGCCGCCTTTGTTCCGGGGGATTTGATCCGGCGCGGACCTTTGTATGAGGGATTACCGACGCTGGAGGCGCATCGTAATCTTCCTCCTTCGGTGGGCTATATTGATCTTTTGGACCGGTTTGGGATTGATACGGTATTTGTTGGTGATCCGGGGGTCAGTGAAGCGGAAGTGGAACGGATGCGTACCTTTGCGATGGAAGACATAATTGAAGTTCCGTGTCAATTGAACAGTGGGTATGAGGATTATTATGATCGCGTGTTTACGTGCCGTATTGATTCGCCTTCGTGGCTGGTCAGAGCGGAAGAATCCAGAACCTATGCCGGAGTTTCGGGCAGGAAAGAAGCACCGGACCCTGATGTTAGAAAACGTGTGCGCGGTTCCATTACGATGGACAATGAGAAGTATCTTCGCTATTGCGGAGAGGTGCAGCTGATGCGCAAGGATCTTCCCGCGGATCCAAAAGTTAATGTAATTGGCCATGTGCAGCAGGATTACATTGTTCAGCTGGACAGGATCGGGCGTGGAAAAAAGTTTGTCTTGAAACATGTATGA
- a CDS encoding PTS transporter subunit EIIC, which translates to MTNEELVKQMLEKLGGKDNVRSATNCQTRLRVQVSDDAKIDEAGLKAIEGVLGIVHDRPGYIEVVVGPGKCRKCADICHDMGIPSNAADAVSTNNDWKTNKSNVKAGQKPNKVRDLLKVFGEIFVPLIPGVIAAGLCAGIATLIKQLVPGFADNTFLNVLVNLLGLINSAFLAYLTAWAGYRAAERFGGTPILGGMLGMITGLDGINVISQAIGWFNADVPLDSILRSGRGGVLAAVIGVYFMVKIEKAIRRKMPDSLDIVFTPILTLIITLIPYIFVVMPVCGLISSGLCWIVQVLCMSDNIVVRVISGYVSAALFLPMVAMGMHHGLVALYSVQLEQFGYVMLYPALAMAGAGQVGAAIAIARKAKKVGNERMRNIIRGALPAGFLGVGEPLIYGVTLPMGKPFITAGLGAGFGGAFAMATEVAATTWGPSGLLALFVMTAGPHGAVNSVLCYGVGLVISYVMGYVITNLMVKDEEVANA; encoded by the coding sequence ATGACCAATGAAGAACTTGTGAAACAAATGCTCGAAAAGCTGGGTGGAAAGGACAATGTACGCTCGGCTACCAACTGTCAGACCCGTCTTCGGGTACAGGTGAGTGATGATGCCAAAATCGATGAAGCGGGACTGAAGGCAATCGAAGGAGTTCTGGGCATCGTCCATGATCGCCCCGGGTACATTGAAGTTGTTGTGGGACCGGGCAAGTGCCGCAAATGTGCAGATATCTGCCATGATATGGGAATCCCGAGCAACGCGGCCGATGCCGTCAGCACCAACAATGACTGGAAGACGAACAAGTCGAATGTCAAGGCGGGACAGAAGCCGAATAAGGTACGCGATCTTCTGAAGGTGTTCGGTGAGATCTTTGTTCCGCTGATTCCGGGTGTTATCGCTGCTGGTTTGTGTGCAGGTATTGCGACGCTCATCAAGCAGCTGGTACCGGGATTTGCGGATAATACGTTCCTGAATGTTCTCGTTAACCTGCTGGGTCTGATCAATTCTGCATTCCTTGCATATCTGACGGCATGGGCAGGCTATCGTGCTGCGGAGCGCTTCGGTGGTACGCCGATCCTTGGCGGTATGCTTGGTATGATCACCGGTCTTGATGGCATCAATGTGATTTCACAGGCAATCGGCTGGTTCAATGCGGATGTTCCGCTGGATTCCATTCTGCGCAGCGGACGCGGCGGCGTTCTGGCGGCGGTCATCGGCGTTTACTTCATGGTGAAGATTGAGAAGGCAATTCGTCGGAAGATGCCGGATTCGCTCGATATCGTGTTTACGCCGATTCTGACGCTGATCATTACACTGATTCCGTACATCTTCGTTGTGATGCCGGTCTGCGGTCTGATTTCGAGCGGTCTGTGCTGGATTGTTCAGGTTCTCTGCATGAGTGATAACATCGTTGTCCGCGTCATTTCGGGCTATGTCAGTGCGGCTCTGTTCCTGCCGATGGTTGCGATGGGTATGCACCATGGTCTGGTTGCGCTGTACTCGGTTCAGCTTGAGCAGTTTGGCTACGTTATGCTGTATCCGGCGCTGGCAATGGCTGGTGCAGGACAGGTTGGTGCCGCGATTGCCATTGCAAGAAAAGCAAAGAAGGTTGGCAACGAGCGTATGCGCAATATTATTCGCGGTGCTCTTCCGGCGGGCTTCCTTGGTGTTGGTGAGCCGTTGATCTATGGCGTTACGCTTCCGATGGGCAAGCCGTTTATTACTGCTGGTCTTGGCGCAGGCTTCGGTGGTGCCTTTGCGATGGCAACGGAAGTTGCGGCTACGACATGGGGACCTTCGGGACTGCTGGCTCTGTTTGTTATGACCGCTGGTCCGCACGGGGCTGTGAATTCGGTTCTCTGCTATGGCGTTGGTCTTGTGATCTCCTATGTCATGGGCTATGTCATTACCAACCTCATGGTAAAAGATGAGGAAGTAGCGAATGCATAA
- the murQ gene encoding N-acetylmuramic acid 6-phosphate etherase, translating into MALNLEKMTTEQRNPDTMNLDEMTTLQIVTEMNREDAGIPAAIRPHLPEIAKVAQWGAESLSQGGRIFYMGAGTSGRLGVLDASECPPTFGVSADTVVGLIAGGPSAIMKAVEGAEDNRELGAQDLKDHNLAQNDLVIGLAASGRTPYVIGGIEYAKSIGCRTAAITCNEGSAIGKASDCAIDVVVGPEVLTGSTRLKAGTAEKMILNMISTAAMVQIGKSYGNLMVDVVLSNEKLQVRAENIVMQATGVDRETAKRTIASAGGRCKTAITMILADCTKEEAEQRLAQADGHVRKAILHQ; encoded by the coding sequence TTGGCTTTAAACCTGGAAAAAATGACGACGGAGCAGCGGAATCCGGACACAATGAATCTGGATGAAATGACGACGCTGCAGATCGTTACGGAAATGAACCGGGAAGATGCCGGAATTCCGGCTGCGATCCGGCCGCATCTTCCGGAAATCGCAAAGGTGGCTCAATGGGGTGCCGAATCACTGTCCCAGGGCGGCCGTATCTTCTATATGGGAGCCGGAACCAGCGGCAGACTCGGTGTTCTGGATGCGTCCGAGTGCCCGCCGACGTTCGGTGTTTCTGCCGATACGGTTGTTGGTCTGATTGCCGGGGGACCATCGGCCATCATGAAAGCGGTCGAAGGTGCGGAAGATAACAGGGAGCTTGGTGCACAGGATCTGAAGGATCATAACCTGGCTCAGAATGATCTTGTGATCGGCCTTGCGGCAAGCGGTCGTACGCCTTATGTGATCGGCGGAATTGAATATGCAAAGTCGATCGGCTGCCGGACAGCGGCCATTACATGCAACGAAGGATCGGCGATCGGAAAAGCTTCCGACTGTGCAATCGATGTCGTTGTGGGACCGGAGGTGTTGACAGGCTCAACGCGTCTGAAGGCCGGCACGGCGGAAAAAATGATTCTGAACATGATTTCGACTGCGGCCATGGTTCAGATTGGAAAGTCCTATGGAAACCTGATGGTGGATGTGGTGCTCTCCAACGAGAAGCTGCAGGTGCGCGCGGAAAACATTGTGATGCAGGCGACGGGGGTCGATCGCGAAACGGCGAAGCGGACCATTGCCTCAGCCGGCGGCCGGTGCAAGACGGCGATCACGATGATTCTGGCAGACTGCACCAAAGAAGAGGCGGAGCAGCGCCTTGCGCAGGCAGACGGACATGTTAGAAAAGCAATTCTTCATCAATAA